The proteins below come from a single Pichia kudriavzevii chromosome 2, complete sequence genomic window:
- a CDS encoding uncharacterized protein (PKUD0B10320; similar to Saccharomyces cerevisiae YAL015C (NTG1) and YOL043C (NTG2); ancestral locus Anc_7.89) has translation MFYTLELCKRVQRPHFTSTPMSQSKHFLNTNSRKTRSSIKAECSGTFHADIERFDTELKSTLSKEIPSTATKSTRIRTIKHIKLEGDHEIGDSVPETPKIPDSFFPMYNKIKEMREMITTPVDLIGCVRIPALLRLITLKFKEKGTIETIEITEIPGYKPQLKAIEGDDSNIDKIWRFQLLVTLLFSSQTKDEVNFQVMQSLHHHYLSLGYQDGLCIPAVLSTSFAELDELIYKVGFHSRKASYLLETAKVLNDSYNQDVPDNIEELVKLKGIGYKMGHLILQGAWKKVIGISVDTHMVRLCNMFGWLPKHEKNPDNVRKELEKMLVNHRDLWSEINPVLVGFGQSVCTPTGRRCDLCLLSKIDKKNDYLCPAVDKRLLLRVQRDVETYDRKVRGDLEKLIKYINS, from the coding sequence ATGTTTTATACTTTGGAGTTATGCAAACGAGTACAACGACCACACTTTACAAGCACCCCAATGTCACAAAGCAAGCACTTTCTTAACACTAATTCACGAAAGACCCGATCTTCTATAAAAGCAGAATGTTCCGGAACTTTCCATGCCGACATTGAGAGGTTTGATACAGAGTTGAAATCTACTTTAAGCAAAGAAATACCTTCAACTGCAACGAAATCAACACGTATCAGAACCATCAAACATATTAAGCTTGAAGGTGACCACGAGATTGGAGATTCTGTTCCAGAAACACCAAAGATCCCTGACAGCTTCTTTCCCATGTACAACAAGATCAAGGAAATGAGAGAAATGATCACTACGCCAGTCGACCTTATTGGGTGCGTGAGAATACCCGCTTTATTGAGACTGATTACGTTGAAGTTCAAGGAAAAGGGAACAATCGAGACTATCGAAATAACAGAAATCCCAGGTTACAAACCACAACTAAAAGCTATTGAAGGTGATGACTCAAACATTGACAAAATATGGAGATTTCAACTACTTGTAACATTGTTATTCTCATCGCAAACTAAAGACGAAGTTAATTTCCAAGTCATGCAAAGTTTACACCACCATTATTTATCTTTAGGTTATCAAGATGGATTGTGTATACCTGCGGTTTTATCAACTTCATTTGCTGAACTCGACGAGTTGATTTACAAAGTTGGTTTCCACTCTAGGAAAGCCTCTTATCTACTGGAAACCgcaaaagttttgaatgaTTCTTATAATCAAGACGTCCCTGATAATATCGAAGAGTTAGTCAAATTAAAAGGCATAGGCTATAAAATGGGGCATTTGATACTTCAAGGAGCTTGGAAAAAAGTAATTGGGATCAGTGTCGACACCCACATGGTTAGGTTGTGTAATATGTTTGGTTGGCTGCCAAAACATGAGAAAAACCCTGATAATGTTCGGAAAGAGCTAGAGAAAATGTTGGTAAACCATAGAGATTTATGGAGTGAAATCAATCCGGTTTTAGTGGGGTTTGGTCAAAGTGTTTGTACTCCCACTGGAAGAAGGTGTGACCTTTGTCTTTTATCTAAGATagataagaaaaatgattACTTATGCCCCGCAGTAGATAAGAGGTTGCTATTGCGTGTACAACGAGACGTGGAAACGTATGACCGGAAGGTCAGAGGTGATTTAGAAAAGCTTATAAAATACATCAATAGTTGA
- a CDS encoding uncharacterized protein (PKUD0B10340; similar to Saccharomyces cerevisiae YBR026C (ETR1); ancestral locus Anc_3.228): MSLRSVFSVSSIRRMSSITARAIVYNAHGEPKDTLKCHSYKIDLQNLQPNEVVVQTLAAPLNPSDINQIQGVYPSKPPLSIDSLPELKEPAAVTGNEGVFKVIAKGSNVGELETGDWCIPSGVNFGTWCTHRLTTDKNLLKMPKTISLNQAATIAVNPSSAYQMLTHFVKLQPGDWFIQNGANSQVGRAAIQIGHKLGYKSLNIVRNRDNLDELVKDLESIGATKVITEDESASKEFGATVKEWLEGKEIKLGLNCIGGPSASNLARKLGHDATILTYGAMSKKPLSLPTGNFIFKNLTAKGFWITGNIKRHPELRIETINAVLKFMEDGTLKEPKVNEPKVKLSTTTNESFLETVLAALEDSQKGKQLLKFE; encoded by the coding sequence ATGTCCCTCCGTTCTGTGTTTTCAGTTTCGTCCATTCGTAGAATGTCGTCCATCACCGCACGTGCAATTGTGTACAACGCCCATGGGGAACCAAAGGATACTTTGAAGTGTCATTCCTATAAGATTGACTTGCAAAACCTACAGCCTAATGAGGTTGTGGTTCAAACTTTAGCTGCTCCATTGAATCCTTCGGACATCAACCAAATTCAAGGTGTGTACCCTTCGAAGCCGCCACTTTCAATTGATTCGTTGCCTGAGTTGAAGGAACCAGCTGCAGTCACAGGTAACGAGGGTGTCTTTAAAGTCATTGCCAAAGGTTCCAATGTTGGGGAGTTGGAGACCGGTGACTGGTGTATTCCTTCTGGTGTTAATTTTGGTACTTGGTGTACCCACAGATTAACTACTGATAAGAACCTCTTGAAAATGCCAAAGACAATTTCACTTAACCAAGCCGCAACTATTGCTGTCAATCCCTCATCTGCATATCAAATGCTGACACATTTTGTCAAATTACAGCCGGGCGACTGGTTTATACAAAATGGTGCAAATTCTCAGGTTGGTAGAGCAGCAATTCAGATTGGCCATAAATTGGGTTATAAATCCTTGAATATTGTTAGAAACAGAGACAACTTGGACGAGTTGGTCAAAGATTTAGAATCCATTGGTGCAACTAAAGTCATCACTGAAGATGAGAGTGCATCAAAGGAGTTTGGAGCAACCGTTAAGGAATGGTTAGAAGGtaaagaaatcaagttAGGTTTGAATTGTATTGGTGGTCCGTCTGCGTCTAATTTGGCAAGGAAACTCGGACACGATGCTACTATTCTAACATATGGTGCAATGTCTAAGAAGCCGCTTTCACTTCCTACTGGtaacttcatcttcaagaaTCTCACTGCTAAGGGTTTCTGGATCACGGGTAATATCAAAAGACACCCTGAATTGAGAATAGAAACTATCAATGCCGTCCTCAAATTCATGGAGGACGGAACTTTGAAAGAACCAAAAGTCAATGAACCAAAAGTCAAGCTCTCTACTACTACTAACGAATCGTTCCTTGAGACAGTTCTTGCAGCATTGGAAGACTCCCAAAAGGGTAAACAACTACTCAAGTTTGAGTAA
- a CDS encoding uncharacterized protein (PKUD0B10330; similar to Saccharomyces cerevisiae YNL054W (VAC7); ancestral locus Anc_2.255): MFLFDILSFSPQPVQTHISTMGRQSEDTISSSASSLSTMRASLNDTVDEMDDPSQLQGVVSDKIKSTPILKAVTHLEPTRFPSLTFIKNPNMAIDRETSIKNVNLKAELIENTEKIEKHVKESLFMETSNHDAKSSTFRRNKAGSTATLYSISTENTGASEFEDARSNFTIMTKFDHHINDDNNSLYQQSFNSNCIEQSQKSIGLSNSNIQRSPEKTESFIYNDLNSVDILSHNAQRKISSNVTLLGNNAKDLQTNNLPKNNELDFLDNQSISTIITATDNMSSNFISRSPTKRNNHYNNVPVSPTYSKVRQVSHKLFGNYNSGILSSNNNDTHNSNGINNNNSIDSNACFQSTLNNSKISLQKRSSLNFEPKYGLSDGYGNDFIRIHKVMDENNQNSKKLDSDNDEHTGFTDAESILAKPYKNKNKYLMNLQNNYYKSSMSSIKKTFNRDLESQTIKPFRSSKGCRDYGSMADNDYFDPLGDGYVEGAGGVGRSGGELHHGKSSPHDYKSMYYKQNLVLNFLISTIYIFALLLILFSILKLLILKNFDNILTNFEVVNLSNVLISDEVLLLDIETKAINANLQDVNIWTMDLDVFLVTNEGYFSSPQDSPKDITILLGNSQQFLTPMRFRGLIDLPSWYDVWNSWRNPDLIKPSRTFAQLKIYQPGKNFVYKGEPLTREQWDDILNRTYKLKIRGNLEYSLPLAFQNQFISISTDAEVLPS, translated from the coding sequence atgtttttgtttgacATTCTCTCCTTCTCACCACAACCCGTACAGACCCACATATCCACCATGGGAAGACAATCTGAAGATACCATTTCCTCCAGTGCATCTTCTCTGTCGACAATGAGGGCATCATTGAATGATACTGTCGATGAGATGGATGATCCCAGTCAACTACAAGGTGTGGTTAgtgataaaattaaaagcACTCCTATTTTAAAGGCAGTTACTCACCTAGAGCCAACCAGGTTCCCGTCATTGACGTTTATCAAGAATCCAAACATGGCCATAGATCGAGAGACAAGCATAAAAAATGTCAATCTGAAGGCCGAACTTATTGAAAATACggaaaagattgaaaaacaCGTCAAGGAATCTCTTTTCATGGAAACCTCCAACCATGATGCAAAATCTTCCACGTTTAGACGAAACAAGGCCGGAAGCACAGCCACGCTATATAGTATCAGTACGGAGAACACTGGGGCATCTGAGTTTGAGGACGCAAGGTCAAACTTTACCATTATGACAAAGTTTGACCATCATATCAACGATGATAACAATTCGTTATATCAGCAATCATTCAACTCAAATTGCATCGAGCAATCACAAAAATCTATAGGGCTGTCCAATTCGAATATTCAGAGGAGTCCAGAAAAAACAGAATCTTTTATATACAATGACCTAAACTCTGTAGATATTTTAAGCCACAATGcacaaaggaaaatatcttcaaatgttACGCTGCTTGGTAATAATGCCAAAGATTTACAAACTAACAACTTGCCCAAGAACAATGAATTAGACTTTTTAGACAACCAATCAATATCTACAATCATAACTGCAACCGATAATATGTCCTCGAATTTTATATCGAGATCTCCAACGAAGAGAAACAATCATTATAACAATGTACCTGTCTCCCCCACATACTCCAAAGTACGACAGGTTTCACACAAATTATTTGGTAACTATAATTCAGGTATTCTCAgtagtaataataatgatacACACAACAGTAATGGGattaacaacaataacagtATCGATAGCAATGCTTGTTTTCAATCCACCCTAAACAATTCAAAGATAAGCCTACAGAAAAGGTCAAGTTTGAACTTTGAACCCAAATATGGACTATCCGACGGTTATGGTAATGATTTTATTCGAATACACAAAGTTATGGACGAGAATAatcaaaattcaaaaaagtTAGATTCTGACAACGACGAACATACAGGTTTTACAGATGCAGAATCAATACTTGCGAAGCcttataaaaataaaaacaagtaTCTAATGAACCTCCAGAATAACTACTATAAGAGTAGTATGAGCAGCATTAAGAAAACTTTTAATAGAGACCTGGAAAGTCAAACAATTAAACCGTTCAGGAGTAGCAAAGGTTGTAGAGACTACGGATCAATGGCAGATAATGACTACTTTGATCCACTTGGTGATGGGTACGTTGAAGGAGCAGGAGGCGTGGGGAGAAGTGGAGGGGAATTGCACCATGGGAAGAGCTCTCCTCACGATTATAAATCAATGTACTATAAACAGAATCTAGTTCTAAACTTTTTGATCTCAACTATTTACATCTTTGCATTATTGCTAATTTTATTCTCCATTCTGAAATTACTGatattaaaaaattttgataaCATATTGACTAATTTTGAAGTTGTCAATCTTTCAAATGTATTGATTAGTGACGAAGTTCTATTACTGGACATAGAAACAAAGGCAATCAATGCCAATCTTCAAGATGTAAACATTTGGACTATGGACCttgatgttttccttgTAACCAATGAAGGCTATTTCTCATCACCTCAAGACTCACCTAAGGATATAACCATATTGCTCGGTAACAGCCAGCAGTTTCTTACTCCGATGAGGTTTAGAGGTTTAATCGATCTTCCATCATGGTATGATGTTTGGAATAGTTGGAGAAACCCAGATCTAATAAAGCCCTCAAGGACATTTGCACAGCTGAAGATTTATCAACCTGGTAAGAATTTTGTCTATAAGGGAGAACCTTTGACGAGAGAACAGTGGGACGATATACTCAATAGAACTtacaagttgaaaataagGGGAAATCTAGAATATTCATTACCACTGGCATTTCAAAACCAGTTTATTAGTATATCTACAGATGCTGAAGTTCTGCCTTCTTGA
- a CDS encoding uncharacterized protein (PKUD0B10380; similar to Saccharomyces cerevisiae YEL060C (PRB1) and YOR003W (YSP3); ancestral locus Anc_6.14), whose amino-acid sequence MKLSSTLCLSILSSLAASKVSAVVIPNMQESSSDVATIMESSEVSNGVGLTKTFDFSSIELLDESEALDIHFNEKAIPFSFIVILKDDVSDEAFDFHKLWVADAQSQSFAQLDASSKEQFEQSVEALKFHTKSGGINHVFNAPGLKGYSGVFTAEVVDLLRHSKDIALIELDSAVHTVGETQNNAPWGLSRISHRETLGLSNYNKYLYDADAGEGVTAYVIDTGVNVKHEQFGGRAVWGATIPNGDDDIDGNGHGTHCAGTIGSEDYGVAKKSKIVAVKVLRSNGSGTMSDVVKGVEYAANAHIKEAKSGDKGFKGSTANMSLGGGKSPALDLAVNAAVKAGLHFAVAAGNDDADACDYSPAAAENAITVGASTLSDTKAYFSNYGKCVDIFAPGLNILSTYIGSDTATAILSGTSMASPHVCGILSYFLSLSPKTDSMFSTAAITPKQMKENLVKYGTKNALSSLPDDTPNVLIYNGAGGDISDFWNAKESADSTEDLQRSVDVATEYAEAQLDEVKEDVKNLINDIVNAVGQVIAV is encoded by the coding sequence ATGAAACTATCATCGACTTTGTGCCTCTCAATTCTCTCCTCTTTGGCTGCATCTAAGGTGTCAGCTGTGGTTATTCCAAATATGCAGGAATCATCTTCAGATGTTGCGACCATTATGGAATCGTCTGAAGTTTCCAACGGTGTTGGTTTGACCAAgacttttgatttctcctCTATTGAGTTGTTGGATGAGTCTGAAGCTTTGGACATTCACTTCAATGAAAAGGCAATTCCATTTTCGTTTATTGTTATTCTCAAGGATGATGTCTCTGATGAAGCGTTTGACTTTCATAAGTTGTGGGTCGCTGATGCCCAATCCCAATCTTTTGCTCAGTTGGATGCTTCAAGTAAGGAGCAATTTGAGCAATCTGTGGAAGCTTTGAAGTTCCATACCAAATCTGGTGGTATCAATCACGTCTTTAATGCTCCTGGCTTAAAGGGCTATTCTGGTGTTTTCACTGCTGAAGTGGTTGATTTATTAAGACACTCCAAGGACATTGCCCTTATAGAGTTGGATTCTGCAGTACATACCGTTGGTGAGACCCAAAACAATGCACCATGGGGGTTATCTAGAATCTCCCATAGAGAAACCTTGGGCTTAAGTAACTATAACAAGTATCTCTATGATGCTGATGCTGGTGAAGGTGTCACTGCGTATGTTATTGACACTGGTGTCAATGTTAAACACGAACAATTTGGTGGCAGAGCAGTTTGGGGTGCAACCATTccaaatggtgatgatgacaTTGACGGTAATGGTCATGGTACTCACTGCGCAGGTACTATTGGTTCCGAAGACTATGGTGTTGcaaaaaaatccaagatTGTTGCTGTTAAGGTTTTAAGATCAAATGGTTCAGGTACTATGTCTGATGTTGTCAAAGGTGTCGAGTATGCCGCAAATGCTCATATTAAAGAGGCGAAATCTGGTGATAAGGGATTCAAGGGTTCTACTGCTAACATGTCTTTAGGTGGTGGTAAGTCCCCAGCCTTAGATTTAGCTGTTAATGCTGCAGTTAAGGCGGGTTTGCATTTTGCCGTTGCAGCTGGTAACGATGATGCAGATGCATGTGATTACTCGCCTGCTGCTGCAGAAAATGCCATTACAGTTGGTGCTTCGACTTTATCAGACACCAAGGCATATTTCTCAAACTACGGTAAATGTGTCGATATTTTTGCTCCAGGTTTGAACATTTTATCAACTTATATTGGATCCGATACTGCCACTGCCATTTTATCAGGTACTTCTATGGCCTCTCCTCACGTTTGTGGTATCTTGTCTTActttttatcattatctCCAAAAACCgattcaatgttttcaactGCAGCAATCACTCCTAAGCAAATGAAGGAAAATTTGGTTAAGTATGGTACCAAGAATGCTTTATCATCTTTACCAGATGATACAccaaatgttttgatttataaTGGTGCCGGTGGAGACATCAGCGATTTCTGGAATGCCAAGGAATCTGCTGATTCCACCGAAGATTTACAACGCTCTGTTGATGTTGCAACAGAATATGCTGAAGCACAATTAGACGAGGTTAAAGAAGATGTCaaaaatttgatcaatGATATTGTCAACGCTGTTGGACAAGTTATTGCGGTTTAA
- a CDS encoding uncharacterized protein (PKUD0B10350; similar to Saccharomyces cerevisiae YNL134C; ancestral locus Anc_2.133), producing MSLVTIRSVVYTGEASPLVKVVETTTELPTPGPGELLVKVQAAAFNPTDYKHFYAKWGSAGTTVGSDLAGTVVSVGSETSGFKEGDTVASFLHGGYDPLKNSGAFQDYVVVPAITTLNLPGLTQQTNVDNIDPSFNIDTFEKAASLPLGLYTVGMSLENNFGKPKKDSWILVWGGTTATGYLAIQIAKKIYGAKVITTANKAKYESYLKAVGADVVIDYHDDKVIDQLKAATADNIEYALDTVSNKDTFNKTYAALRPTGKSYIDNLLSLGEETLEGQTTKKDTEFSKTFVYLVTGESLDLNGFKLESSPEIVANHKNFHEKILKAVKDGEIKTMPIKIYPNGFNSADAALKELLDGVSFKKLVIRSIDN from the coding sequence ATGTCTTTGGTAACTATCCGTTCTGTTGTCTACACTGGCGAGGCCTCTCCTCTGGTCAAGGTGGTTGAAACAACCACTGAACTACCAACCCCTGGACCAGGGGAACTCTTGGTTAAAGTCCAAGCTGCAGCATTCAATCCAACTGATTACAAGCATTTCTATGCTAAATGGGGTTCGGCCGGCACCACCGTTGGTTCTGATTTGGCCGGCACGGTTGTCTCGGTTGGTTCTGAAACCAGTGGGTTTAAGGAGGGAGATACGGTCGCCTCTTTCCTCCATGGCGGCTATGACCCTCTAAAGAACTCTGGTGCTTTCCAAGATTACGTTGTTGTTCCTGCAATTACTACCCTTAACTTACCTGGATTGACCCAACAAACCAATGTCGACAACATCGACCCTTCCTTTAACATTGACACCTTTGAAAAGGCAGCGTCCCTCCCATTGGGTCTATACACTGTCGGTATGTCCCTTGAAAACAACTTTGGTAAGCCAAAGAAGGACTCATGGATTCTCGTTTGGGGGGGTACCACCGCAACAGGTTACTTGGCCATTCAAATTGCTAAGAAAATCTACGGCGCTAAAGTTATCACCACTGCAAACAAGGCTAAATATGAATCTTATTTAAAGGCTGTTGGCGCCGACGTTGTCATAGATTATCATGATGACAAGGTTATTGATCAACTAAAGGCAGCAACCGCTGATAATATCGAATATGCCCTCGACACCGTCTCCAACAAGGATACTTTTAACAAGACATACGCCGCTCTAAGACCTACTGGTAAATCCTATATCGATAACCTATTGTCCCTTGGTGAAGAAACTTTGGAAGGGCAAACTACAAAGAAGGATACCGAGTTTTCCAAGACTTTTGTCTATCTTGTCACTGGAGAATCTTTAGACTTGAATGGCTTTAAACTTGAATCATCCCCAGAGATTGTTGCTAACCATAAGAACTTCCATGAAAAAATACTCAAGGCAGTTAAAGATGGTGAAATTAAAACCATGCCAATCAAGATTTATCCAAATGGTTTCAATTCAGCAGATGCTGCTTTGAAGGAACTCTTGGATGGtgtttctttcaaaaaacTGGTCATCCGCTCCATTGACAATTGA
- a CDS encoding uncharacterized protein (PKUD0B10370): MSTSTIEPIHQEEKYYTFRTPGETRHKLHVVDPDYGLFDRNAHKTGFGFNTKKFMRKIRGRKSTEDFQISNEFQLRAEPEIYDSGIQELSVSPERLFPDLPIDSESSESDTESIAECESVFSGQAISNSLIGSKSRSISRNSGMSQKKTALTFSDKLCRPKKTSPIQYKTKIEMEYEKLKIKAARHKAEKEALKCKLLRKEMASKMRDYEYYCINRIEHRDQHQPHNRKQGRPVIQDSLPIAPSCYFPNKTLKGSRGSIRHPLSQLCDKLPSDISEALRYSASMTPTTRAVEDFHRYVEIWVSGLPLVNVIWPVLHLIGAFIPRGDPNSRSLVSLVVAFIDLLILYMTGLATYYFTYYAYKAITSLLYIGKLFHLM, from the coding sequence ATGTCGACAAGTACAATCGAACCTAttcatcaagaagaaaaatactATACTTTTAGGACACCAGGAGAAACCCGTCACAAGCTCCATGTTGTTGACCCAGACTACGGTTTATTTGACAGAAATGCCCATAAAACAGGATTTGGGTTCAATACTAAAAAGTTTATGAGGAAAATAAGGGGAAGGAAGAGTACagaagattttcaaatctccAATGAATTCCAACTACGTGCCGAGCCGGAAATCTATGATTCGGGCATTCAAGAGTTAAGTGTTAGTCCCGAAAGACTATTTCCCGACCTTCCAATTGATTCCGAATCAAGTGAGTCAGATACTGAGTCCATAGCGGAATGTGAATCTGTATTCTCAGGTCAAGCCATTTCAAATTCACTAATCGGTTCAAAATCCAGATCTATTTCCCGGAACAGTGGTATGTCACAAAAGAAGACTGCGCTTACATTTTCTGACAAACTATGCAGGCCTAAAAAAACTTCTCCAATTCAGTATAAGACGAAGATTGAAATGGAAtatgaaaaactcaaaataaAGGCAGCCAGGCATAAAGCTGAGAAAGAGGCGTTAAAATGTAAGCTACTAAGAAAGGAAATGGCATCCAAGATGCGAGATTATGAGTACTATTGCATAAATAGGATTGAACATCGAGATCAACATCAACCCCATAATAGAAAACAGGGGCGACCAGTAATCCAAGATTCGCTTCCTATTGCACCATCTTGTTATTTCCCAAATAAGACTTTGAAAGGGTCCAGAGGATCAATAAGGCATCCTTTGTCTCAATTATGTGATAAATTGCCTTCTGATATATCGGAAGCTTTGCGGTATAGTGCGTCAATGACGCCAACCACAAGAGCTGTCGAAGATTTCCACCGTTATGTGGAAATTTGGGTCAGTGGGTTACCATTGGTGAATGTTATTTGGCCAGTGCTGCACCTCATCGGTGCATTTATTCCTAGAGGAGATCCAAATAGTCGGAGTCTAGTGtctcttgttgttgcttttattgatttgctTATACTTTACATGACAGGGCTGGCCACTTACTACTTTACGTATTACGCATACAAGGCAATCACTAGTTTACTCTACATCGGTAAGTTGTTCCATTTAATGTAA
- a CDS encoding uncharacterized protein (PKUD0B10310; similar to Saccharomyces cerevisiae YOL042W (NGL1); ancestral locus Anc_7.90) — translation MYVVSPECQFLYEVMRNTLSKARVVESMSTAHVSSLVKKPFIGSKPLAHSLVALNAAKAARLALAIKSPESEAHPMTTKSTAIENDILKHRHLVELHKVKNPMKTVSVSSYNILSRHYLWETLYNYLPHEYTNWNKRLERLDRSFRDLSKLSDIMCFQEMEYKYYTDYWKSYMKSMNFDSVFEKKPTPGYWKKSPNMMDGVSIFWNTDKFDLLNFEKINFSDYFKNSVNFEQTLDTKQRLNIRNTVAVIAILRHKYTNETIFVSNTHLYWSPKHDDVKLMQTYLLTQLLRHSIARHYRLSVSQVSEMIKQKNGPTIIMAGDFNSNPSSMVYKFMADGLIDRQNVPPTFDQYYGEKFQDQIQNCLGSFKSPYKDLYNKGLFKKTTYTPKFKDVIDYIWFGDCNEKFSFTKVLGDIDQEYLKDYQGFPNKEFPSDHIPILSQFEFK, via the coding sequence ATGTATGTTGTTTCTCCTGAATGTCAGTTCCTCTATGAGGTTATGAGAAATACCCTTTCCAAGGCAAGAGTGGTTGAATCCATGTCCACTGCGCACGTATCCTCCCTTGTGAAGAAGCCATTCATTGGCTCCAAGCCACTGGCGCATTCTTTAGTGGCCTTAAATGCAGCCAAGGCGGCCAGACTAGCACTTGCTATAAAGTCACCTGAATCCGAAGCACACCCAATGACAACCAAGAGTACTGCGATTGAGAACGATATTCTCAAGCATCGGCATCTTGTTGAGCTGCACAAGGTGAAGAATCCAATGAAGACTGTCTCTGTTTCTTCGTATAACATTCTTTCTAGACATTATCTGTGGGAGACCTTGTACAACTATCTCCCACACGAGTACACCAATTGGAACAAGCGCTTGGAGAGGTTGGACCGCAGCTTCAGGGATTTGAGTAAGTTGTCCGACATTATGTGTTTCCAGGAGATGGAATACAAGTACTACACTGACTATTGGAAATCTTATATGAAATCCATGAATTTCGATTCTGTTTTCGAGAAAAAACCTACTCCCGGTTATTGGAAGAAGTCCCCCAATATGATGGATGGCGTCTCAATCTTTTGGAACACAGACAAGTTTGACTTGTTGAATTTcgaaaaaatcaacttttcGGACTATTTTAAAAACTCCGTCAATTTTGAACAAACTTTAGATACCAAACAACGGTTAAATATTAGAAACACGGTTGCAGTAATTGCAATTTTGAGGCACAAGTACACAAACGAAACCATTTTCGTATCAAACACCCACCTTTATTGGTCCCCCAAACATGATGACGTGAAACTGATGCAAACATACCTACTTACCCAATTACTGAGACATTCCATCGCAAGGCATTATAGATTGTCTGTCTCCCAAGTGAGTGAAAtgatcaaacaaaaaaatggaCCTACCATCATTATGGCGGGGGATTTCAACTCTAATCCAAGCTCTATGGTTTACAAATTTATGGCAGATGGACTGATTGATAGACAAAATGTCCCTCCAACTTTCGATCAATACTATGGagaaaaatttcaagatcaaatacaaaactGTCTAGGTAGCTTCAAGTCCCCATATAAAGACCTATACAATAAAGGCCTGTTCAAGAAAACTACCTACACCCCAAAGTTTAAAGATGTCATTGATTATATATGGTTTGGTGATTGCAACGAAAAGTTCTCCTTTACAAAAGTCTTGGGTGACATTGACCAAGAGTATTTGAAAGACTACCAGGGCTTCCCTAACAAAGAGTTCCCAAGTGATCATATACCTATCCTATCACAGtttgaattcaaatga
- a CDS encoding uncharacterized protein (PKUD0B10360; similar to Saccharomyces cerevisiae YDR493W (MZM1); ancestral locus Anc_3.89): MATSQRALNAYRAALRSTRIAFGNDITTLNAARNQIKQEMKSEVSATNPKLDIPARIELLEQVSVFLKRNVVQGVKRKDVEETKYTLNIHQDTELGDNEDIKVKKSTLTAGAASGGGCCGNGQIELQQKH; the protein is encoded by the coding sequence ATGGCTACATCTCAGAGAGCATTGAATGCATATCGTGCCGCTTTGCGTTCTACTAGAATTGCTTTCGGAAATGATATAACCACCCTAAATGCTGCTagaaatcaaattaaaCAGGAAATGAAATCTGAAGTTTCAGCAACAAATCCCAAACTAGATATTCCAGCTAGGATCGAGCTTTTGGAACAGGTGAGTGTCTTTTTGAAACGTAATGTTGTTCAGGGAGTGAAAAGGAAGGATGTGGAAGAAACGAAATACACTTTGAATATTCATCAGGATACTGAATTAGGAGacaatgaagatattaaGGTAAAGAAGTCTACATTAACTGCAGGTGCCGCAAGTGGTGGGGGCTGTTGTGGTAATGGCCAAATTGAATTACAGCAAAAACACTAA